The stretch of DNA TTTATTATCCAGTTTATCGGCGATACGGCTGTCCGTAAGCTTGATAAACGCTAATAAAATATATTTATTTTTTAGGAGGAATGTAACCATGAATAAAAAATGGCTTCTAGGCTTGTTAACAGCTGCCATTATGCTTGTGCTTGCAGCTTGCGGCGGCGGGGACAAAGCGGAAGATAAGGAATCGTCTTCAGGCGGTTCGTCTGAAGACGATAAAACAATTGTTGTTGGAGCATCTAACACACCGCACGCAGTTATTTTGGAGCAGGCAAAGCCAATCTTAAAAGAACAAGGCTACGACCTGCAAATTGAAACGTTCCAGGACTATGTACTTCCAAACACAGCGCTTGAAGAAGGCGATTTAGATGCAAACTACTTCCAACACATCCCATACCTTGAGCTTCAAGAGAAGGAACAAGGATATGACTTTGCAAATGCTGGCGCTATTCACCTTGAGCCAATGGCTGTTTACTCAAAAAAATATAAAAGCCTGAAAGACCTTCCAAAAGGTGCTACGATCATCCTAAGTAACTCAGTTGCTGAGCATGGCCGTGTATTGATGCTTTTAGAAAAAGAAGGTTTAATCAAAATCAAAGATGGTATCGATAAGACCCAAGCTTCACTTGAGGATATTGCTGAAAATCCAAAAGATCTTCAGTTTGACTACGATTACGAGCCAGCACTTCTTCCGCAAATTTATAATAACGAAGAAGGCGATGCAGTTGTGATTAACTCAAACTATGCCATTGATGCCGGCATCAGCCCGACAAAAGATTCTGTTGCGATTGAAAGCACAGATTCACCATATGCAAACTTGATTGTTACACGTACGGGTGATGAAAATTCAGAGAAAATCAAAGCATTGGTTGAAGTATTGAAATCAAAAGAAATTCAAGACTTCATTACAAAAGAATGGAACGGGGCAGTCGTTCCGGTTACAGAATAATAAAAAAGCGCCTGGTATGCAGCCAGGCGCTTTTTTTTACCTATTTTATTTTCTGGCAATTTAGAATTTGGGCGTAAAAGGTTTATATTCGGAGACAGCGGTTATATAAAGGAGTGTAACGAAGCTCACCCAGTGTGAGAAGGCTGGAAGAAGCCATACGGCTTTTGTGCCTCCTGGCAAGACTCTGGTAGGATAGAGAACGAAAGCCAGTTCTTCAAAAAAAAACGAAAAGGATTGATTCCCCATTAGTAACTCACTTGATATGAAGTACACAGAAGGTATGGAAAAAGCCATGCATGCATCGCATGGTGTCGGCTATGCGGAGTACAATCAGAAGCATGAAGTGAGAATGGATATTGAGCAGAACCGTGAGGAAGACTATCAACAGTCAAGACGTATGGTTGCTGACTTTAATCGTAAATTTACCAATCACCTTTCCTAATGAATAAGCAGAAAAACCGGTTGTAAAACCGGTTTTTCTGCTTTTATTTGAGAATACTTTATTTAATCGTTTTCCTAAGTTGAATATAAATTTCATTTGTTATAAGATTGTAATGAGAATAAATTGAGAATAGACACAATCGGTTTTCTCGGCCGATGAATACGGAGGGTAAAAGATGTCACAATCAACGTTAACAATCAAAAATCTTCACGTCTCAATCGACGGAAAAGAAATTTTAAAAGGGGTAAACCTTGAAATCAAAGGCGGCGAGTTTCATGCGATCATGGGACCGAACGGAACAGGTAAATCCACTCTTTCGTCTGCAATCATGGGCCACCCAAAATATGAAGTAACAGAAGGTTCGATCACGTTTGATGGTGAAGACGTGCTTGAGATGGAAGTAGATGAGCGCGGACGTGCAGGTCTTTTCCTTGCGATGCAGTACCCGAGTGAAATTACAGGTGTTACAAACGCTGAGTTTCTTCGTTCAGCTGTAAACGCGCGCCGTGAAGAAGGCGATGAAATTTCCCTTATGAAATTTATCCGCCAAATGGATGCAAACATGGACGTTCTTGAAATGGACCAGGATATGGCACAGCGTTACTTAAACGAAGGCTTCTCCGGCGGTGAGAAAAAGCGCAACGAAATTCTTCAATTAATGACAATTCAGCCGAAAATTGCGATCCTTGACGAAATCGACTCCGGTCTTGATATCGATGCATTAAAAGTGGTTTCAAAAGGAATCAATAAAATGCGCGGCGAAGATTTTGGCTGCCTTATGATTACGCACTATCAGCGTCTTCTGAACTACATTACACCTGATTATGTTCATGTTATGATGCAGGGTAAAATCGTGAAATCCGGTGGAGCGGAACTAGCGGAACGCCTTGAAGCAGAAGGATATGACTGGATCAAGCAGGAACTTGGCATCGAAGACGAAACGGTGCAGTAATCGTATAGGAGGAGCAAACATGACAGAAACAAAATGGTCAGTTGATGAATCAGCAATCCGCGATTTTTCAGCTACAAACAACGAACCAGAATGGCTGTTAAACCTTCGTCTGGATGCGTTTAACAAGGCGGCGGATCTTCCGCTTCCAAAGCCGGATAAAACGAAAATCGATAAATGGAACTTTACCGAGTTTGGCGCACACAGCGTACAAAGTGCAGCGTATACCCAGCTTACTCAGCTGCCACAGGCTGCACAAGCGGTTATTGGTGAAGAAACAGCTTCACAAAACATTTATGTACAGCGCAACAATACGCCTTCTATTTTAAACGTATCAGCTCAATTGAAAGAAGCAGGTGTCATTTTTACTGATTTTTCAACAGCCGCAAGAGAACACAGCGAAGTTTTCCAAAAGTTCTTTATGCAGCAGGTGGTCAAAGCAGATGAGCATAAATTAACCGCTCTTCATGCAGCGCTTGTAAACGGCGGTGTATTCTTATACGTGCCTAAAAATGTTGAAATTCAAGAACCTATTCAAGCTGTTTTCATTCATGACGATGCGCAGGCTGCGCTGTTCAACCATGTTATTGTGGCAGCGGATGCGAACAGTAAGGTGACGTATGTAGAAAACTACATTTCCACAGTGAAAACAGAGCAAGGTGTAGCGAATATCGTGACAGAAGTGATCGCTGGCGATAACGCACAAGTTTCATACGGCGCCGTTGACACATTAGCAGAAAATATGACAACATACGTGAACCGTCGCGGTATTACATCGCCAAATGCGCGTATTGACTGGTCACTCGGTATCATGAATGATGGCAATACCGTTTCAGAAAATGTGACAAACTTGATTGGCGATGGTTCCTTTGCGGATACAAAAACAGTAGTGGTCGGCCGTGGCAAGCAGTCAATGAACTTTACGACAAAGGTTGTTCATTTCGGCAAGCATACAGAAGGCTACATCTTAAAGCACGGTGTAATGAAAGATGAAGCAAAATCAATCTTTAATGGCATCGGCAAAATCGAGCATGGTGCTTCAAAATCAAACGCTGAGCAGGAATCACGCGTACTTATGTTG from Domibacillus sp. DTU_2020_1001157_1_SI_ALB_TIR_016 encodes:
- the sufC gene encoding Fe-S cluster assembly ATPase SufC, encoding MSQSTLTIKNLHVSIDGKEILKGVNLEIKGGEFHAIMGPNGTGKSTLSSAIMGHPKYEVTEGSITFDGEDVLEMEVDERGRAGLFLAMQYPSEITGVTNAEFLRSAVNARREEGDEISLMKFIRQMDANMDVLEMDQDMAQRYLNEGFSGGEKKRNEILQLMTIQPKIAILDEIDSGLDIDALKVVSKGINKMRGEDFGCLMITHYQRLLNYITPDYVHVMMQGKIVKSGGAELAERLEAEGYDWIKQELGIEDETVQ
- the sufD gene encoding Fe-S cluster assembly protein SufD: MTETKWSVDESAIRDFSATNNEPEWLLNLRLDAFNKAADLPLPKPDKTKIDKWNFTEFGAHSVQSAAYTQLTQLPQAAQAVIGEETASQNIYVQRNNTPSILNVSAQLKEAGVIFTDFSTAAREHSEVFQKFFMQQVVKADEHKLTALHAALVNGGVFLYVPKNVEIQEPIQAVFIHDDAQAALFNHVIVAADANSKVTYVENYISTVKTEQGVANIVTEVIAGDNAQVSYGAVDTLAENMTTYVNRRGITSPNARIDWSLGIMNDGNTVSENVTNLIGDGSFADTKTVVVGRGKQSMNFTTKVVHFGKHTEGYILKHGVMKDEAKSIFNGIGKIEHGASKSNAEQESRVLMLSEKARGDANPILLIDEDDVTAGHAASVGRVDPLQLYYLMSRGITKQEAERLVIHGFLAPVVNNLPIENVKKQLTGVIERKVRQ
- a CDS encoding MetQ/NlpA family ABC transporter substrate-binding protein; amino-acid sequence: MNKKWLLGLLTAAIMLVLAACGGGDKAEDKESSSGGSSEDDKTIVVGASNTPHAVILEQAKPILKEQGYDLQIETFQDYVLPNTALEEGDLDANYFQHIPYLELQEKEQGYDFANAGAIHLEPMAVYSKKYKSLKDLPKGATIILSNSVAEHGRVLMLLEKEGLIKIKDGIDKTQASLEDIAENPKDLQFDYDYEPALLPQIYNNEEGDAVVINSNYAIDAGISPTKDSVAIESTDSPYANLIVTRTGDENSEKIKALVEVLKSKEIQDFITKEWNGAVVPVTE